In Scatophagus argus isolate fScaArg1 chromosome 5, fScaArg1.pri, whole genome shotgun sequence, a genomic segment contains:
- the LOC124058700 gene encoding protein Atg16l2-like isoform X2, with protein sequence MAAVTVNTRRVMTDSAGVSERSSRSSGPGASGRSAETWKGDIVRQLKHRDLSQHVMFQDLIRFYTQLLEKTSLDKRILSCSVRPPSSDSSRSVSSLLHRNNQLKTTTGELAYQVVNLQQQIKIKECALEEQHARLQEEERRLAGAFGAQQELLERVERVKELNGALKLEYDTLLERQRGAETRLREEKVRGGHLLEDMIHLKQQAAARMNSRNERRSRAREAKLQKELQTAARSEVTVDSPSSAPNSRCTSPKNEKRTESSERGHTRLFRSASVTSPRILTSIKELFEKRRGHSVCSQEEDLMCPVGICLQARVPVRALQVLEAHEQGINTVRFSSRSDLLATGGTDRVVKLWEVRAGSLTHRATLDGSTEGITCVEFDSTDSRVLAASYDQSALLWQRDQSIPKLTLTGHRRKVTAARFSTLPHQVMTGSADRTIRLWDLQRAACVQVVEVASSCSDLVCSENCFISGHYDSKIRVWDTRTVGCLQEIPAQGKVTSLDISSDRRQLLSCCRDDCLQLVDLRRWSNDRMCFRAEGFKCGSDSTKAVISPDACFLAAGSADGVIYIWNVSTGNLETLLPATHSSSVTAVSWSSSGEYVVSVDKSRLAVLWSDI encoded by the exons ATGGCCGCGGTGACCGTCAACACCCGCAGAGTCATGACAGATTCAGCCGGAGTGTCGGAGCGCAGCAGCCGAAGCTCGGGTCCGGGGGCCAGCGGTAGGTCGGCGGAGACCTGGAAGGGAGACATCGTCCGCCAACTGAAGCACCGAGACCTGAGCCAGCACGTTATGTTCCAGGACCTGATCCGCTTCT acacTCAGCTGCTGGAGAAAACCAGTCTGGATAAAAGAATACTGAGCTGCTCCGTCAG ACCTCCCTCCTCCGACAGCAGCcgctctgtctcctctctgcttcatcGGAACAACCAGCTGAAGACAACTACAGGAGAG TTGGCCTATCAGGTGGtgaacctgcagcagcagattaaaATCAAAGAATGTGCTCTGGAGGAGCAACATGCCAG actgcaggaggaggagcggcGGCTGGCGGGGGCGTTCGGTGCtcagcaggagctgctggagcgGGTGGAGCGGGTGAAGGAGCTGAACGGGGCGTTGAAGTTGGAGTACGACACCCTGCTGGAGCGACAGAGAGGGGCGGAGACAAGACTCAGAGAGGAGAAGGTCAGAGGAGGACACCTGCTGGAGGACATGATTCACCTGAAACAACAGGCCGCCGCCCGCATGAACAGCCGCAACGAGCGCAGGTCCAG GGCTCGAGAGGCGAAGCTTCAGAAGGAGCTGCAGACGGCCgcgaggtcagaggtcaccgtGGACAG TCCATCCAGCGCCCCAAACTCCAGATGCACGTCTCCGAAGAACGAAAAACGCACCGAGTCCTCAGAGAGAGGACACACCAGGCTGTTCAG ATCGGCGTCGGTGACGTCGCCGAGGATCCTCACCTCCATCAAGGAGCTGTTTGA GAAGAGGCGTGGCCACTCAGTCTGCAGTCAGGAGGAGGATCTGATGTGTCCTGTAGGAATCTGCCTGCAAGCCAGAGTCCCCGTCAGAGCTCTACAAGTACTG gagGCCCATGAGCAAGGCATCAACACTGTGAGGTTCAGCTCCCGATCAGACCTGTTGGCCACTGGAGGAACGGACAGAGTCGTCAAACTGTGGGAGGTCAGAGCAG GCTCGCTGACTCACAGAGCAACTCTGGACGGCAGCACAGAGGGGATCACCTGCGTCGAGTTCGACTCAACG GACAGCAGGGTCCTCGCAGCCTCGTACGATCAGTCGGCCTTGTTGTGGCAGCGGGATCAGTCCATTCCCAAG ctGACTCTAACAGGTCACAGGCGGAAGGTAACAGCAGCGAGGTTCAGCACTTTACCCCATCAGGTGATGACAGGCAGCGCAGACAGAACCATCAGACTGTGGGACCTACAAAGAGCCGCCT gtgtgcaggtagtTGAAGTGGCGTCGTCCTGCAGTGACCTGGTCTGTTCTGAGAACTGTTTCATCAGTGGACACTACGACAGTAAGATCAGAGTCTGGGACACCAG GACGGTCGGCTGCCTTCAGGAGATTCCTGCTCAGGGTAAAGTCACCTCACTGGACATCAGCTCCGACCGTCGCCAGTTGCTCAGCTGTTGCCGTGACGACTGCCTCCAGCTGGTCGACCTAAGGAGGTGGAGCAACGATCGCATGTGCTTCAG ggccGAGGGCTTTAAATGTGGCAGCGACAGCACCAAAGCTGTGATCAG TCCAGACGCTTGCTTCCTCGCCGCAGGATCAGCTGACGGCGTCATTTACATCTGGAACGTCTCGACTGGAAACCTGGAGACCCTCCTTCCTGCCACACACAG tTCGTCCGTCACTGCCGTGTCCTGGTCTTCGTCCGGTGAATACGTCGTCAGTGTGGACAAGAGCAGGCTGGCCGTCCTCTGGAGCGACATCTGA
- the LOC124058700 gene encoding protein Atg16l2-like isoform X1: protein MAAVTVNTRRVMTDSAGVSERSSRSSGPGASGRSAETWKGDIVRQLKHRDLSQHVMFQDLIRFYTQLLEKTSLDKRILSCSVRPPSSDSSRSVSSLLHRNNQLKTTTGELAYQVVNLQQQIKIKECALEEQHARLQEEERRLAGAFGAQQELLERVERVKELNGALKLEYDTLLERQRGAETRLREEKVRGGHLLEDMIHLKQQAAARMNSRNERRSRAREAKLQKELQTAARSEVTVDSPSSAPNSRCTSPKNEKRTESSERGHTRLFRSASVTSPRILTSIKELFDRKRRGHSVCSQEEDLMCPVGICLQARVPVRALQVLEAHEQGINTVRFSSRSDLLATGGTDRVVKLWEVRAGSLTHRATLDGSTEGITCVEFDSTDSRVLAASYDQSALLWQRDQSIPKLTLTGHRRKVTAARFSTLPHQVMTGSADRTIRLWDLQRAACVQVVEVASSCSDLVCSENCFISGHYDSKIRVWDTRTVGCLQEIPAQGKVTSLDISSDRRQLLSCCRDDCLQLVDLRRWSNDRMCFRAEGFKCGSDSTKAVISPDACFLAAGSADGVIYIWNVSTGNLETLLPATHSSSVTAVSWSSSGEYVVSVDKSRLAVLWSDI, encoded by the exons ATGGCCGCGGTGACCGTCAACACCCGCAGAGTCATGACAGATTCAGCCGGAGTGTCGGAGCGCAGCAGCCGAAGCTCGGGTCCGGGGGCCAGCGGTAGGTCGGCGGAGACCTGGAAGGGAGACATCGTCCGCCAACTGAAGCACCGAGACCTGAGCCAGCACGTTATGTTCCAGGACCTGATCCGCTTCT acacTCAGCTGCTGGAGAAAACCAGTCTGGATAAAAGAATACTGAGCTGCTCCGTCAG ACCTCCCTCCTCCGACAGCAGCcgctctgtctcctctctgcttcatcGGAACAACCAGCTGAAGACAACTACAGGAGAG TTGGCCTATCAGGTGGtgaacctgcagcagcagattaaaATCAAAGAATGTGCTCTGGAGGAGCAACATGCCAG actgcaggaggaggagcggcGGCTGGCGGGGGCGTTCGGTGCtcagcaggagctgctggagcgGGTGGAGCGGGTGAAGGAGCTGAACGGGGCGTTGAAGTTGGAGTACGACACCCTGCTGGAGCGACAGAGAGGGGCGGAGACAAGACTCAGAGAGGAGAAGGTCAGAGGAGGACACCTGCTGGAGGACATGATTCACCTGAAACAACAGGCCGCCGCCCGCATGAACAGCCGCAACGAGCGCAGGTCCAG GGCTCGAGAGGCGAAGCTTCAGAAGGAGCTGCAGACGGCCgcgaggtcagaggtcaccgtGGACAG TCCATCCAGCGCCCCAAACTCCAGATGCACGTCTCCGAAGAACGAAAAACGCACCGAGTCCTCAGAGAGAGGACACACCAGGCTGTTCAG ATCGGCGTCGGTGACGTCGCCGAGGATCCTCACCTCCATCAAGGAGCTGTTTGA cAGGAAGAGGCGTGGCCACTCAGTCTGCAGTCAGGAGGAGGATCTGATGTGTCCTGTAGGAATCTGCCTGCAAGCCAGAGTCCCCGTCAGAGCTCTACAAGTACTG gagGCCCATGAGCAAGGCATCAACACTGTGAGGTTCAGCTCCCGATCAGACCTGTTGGCCACTGGAGGAACGGACAGAGTCGTCAAACTGTGGGAGGTCAGAGCAG GCTCGCTGACTCACAGAGCAACTCTGGACGGCAGCACAGAGGGGATCACCTGCGTCGAGTTCGACTCAACG GACAGCAGGGTCCTCGCAGCCTCGTACGATCAGTCGGCCTTGTTGTGGCAGCGGGATCAGTCCATTCCCAAG ctGACTCTAACAGGTCACAGGCGGAAGGTAACAGCAGCGAGGTTCAGCACTTTACCCCATCAGGTGATGACAGGCAGCGCAGACAGAACCATCAGACTGTGGGACCTACAAAGAGCCGCCT gtgtgcaggtagtTGAAGTGGCGTCGTCCTGCAGTGACCTGGTCTGTTCTGAGAACTGTTTCATCAGTGGACACTACGACAGTAAGATCAGAGTCTGGGACACCAG GACGGTCGGCTGCCTTCAGGAGATTCCTGCTCAGGGTAAAGTCACCTCACTGGACATCAGCTCCGACCGTCGCCAGTTGCTCAGCTGTTGCCGTGACGACTGCCTCCAGCTGGTCGACCTAAGGAGGTGGAGCAACGATCGCATGTGCTTCAG ggccGAGGGCTTTAAATGTGGCAGCGACAGCACCAAAGCTGTGATCAG TCCAGACGCTTGCTTCCTCGCCGCAGGATCAGCTGACGGCGTCATTTACATCTGGAACGTCTCGACTGGAAACCTGGAGACCCTCCTTCCTGCCACACACAG tTCGTCCGTCACTGCCGTGTCCTGGTCTTCGTCCGGTGAATACGTCGTCAGTGTGGACAAGAGCAGGCTGGCCGTCCTCTGGAGCGACATCTGA
- the LOC124058700 gene encoding protein Atg16l2-like isoform X3 codes for MAAVTVNTRRVMTDSAGVSERSSRSSGPGASGRSAETWKGDIVRQLKHRDLSQHVMFQDLIRFYTQLLEKTSLDKRILSCSVRPPSSDSSRSVSSLLHRNNQLKTTTGELAYQVVNLQQQIKIKECALEEQHARLQEEERRLAGAFGAQQELLERVERVKELNGALKLEYDTLLERQRGAETRLREEKVRGGHLLEDMIHLKQQAAARMNSRNERRSRAREAKLQKELQTAARSEVTVDSPSSAPNSRCTSPKNEKRTESSERGHTRLFRSASVTSPRILTSIKELFDRKRRGHSVCSQEEDLMCPVGICLQARVPVRALQVLEAHEQGINTVRFSSRSDLLATGGTDRVVKLWEVRAGSLTHRATLDGSTEGITCVEFDSTDSRVLAASYDQSALLWQRDQSIPKLTLTGHRRKVTAARFSTLPHQVMTGSADRTIRLWDLQRAACVQVVEVASSCSDLVCSENCFISGHYDSKIRVWDTSLRVLRKQHT; via the exons ATGGCCGCGGTGACCGTCAACACCCGCAGAGTCATGACAGATTCAGCCGGAGTGTCGGAGCGCAGCAGCCGAAGCTCGGGTCCGGGGGCCAGCGGTAGGTCGGCGGAGACCTGGAAGGGAGACATCGTCCGCCAACTGAAGCACCGAGACCTGAGCCAGCACGTTATGTTCCAGGACCTGATCCGCTTCT acacTCAGCTGCTGGAGAAAACCAGTCTGGATAAAAGAATACTGAGCTGCTCCGTCAG ACCTCCCTCCTCCGACAGCAGCcgctctgtctcctctctgcttcatcGGAACAACCAGCTGAAGACAACTACAGGAGAG TTGGCCTATCAGGTGGtgaacctgcagcagcagattaaaATCAAAGAATGTGCTCTGGAGGAGCAACATGCCAG actgcaggaggaggagcggcGGCTGGCGGGGGCGTTCGGTGCtcagcaggagctgctggagcgGGTGGAGCGGGTGAAGGAGCTGAACGGGGCGTTGAAGTTGGAGTACGACACCCTGCTGGAGCGACAGAGAGGGGCGGAGACAAGACTCAGAGAGGAGAAGGTCAGAGGAGGACACCTGCTGGAGGACATGATTCACCTGAAACAACAGGCCGCCGCCCGCATGAACAGCCGCAACGAGCGCAGGTCCAG GGCTCGAGAGGCGAAGCTTCAGAAGGAGCTGCAGACGGCCgcgaggtcagaggtcaccgtGGACAG TCCATCCAGCGCCCCAAACTCCAGATGCACGTCTCCGAAGAACGAAAAACGCACCGAGTCCTCAGAGAGAGGACACACCAGGCTGTTCAG ATCGGCGTCGGTGACGTCGCCGAGGATCCTCACCTCCATCAAGGAGCTGTTTGA cAGGAAGAGGCGTGGCCACTCAGTCTGCAGTCAGGAGGAGGATCTGATGTGTCCTGTAGGAATCTGCCTGCAAGCCAGAGTCCCCGTCAGAGCTCTACAAGTACTG gagGCCCATGAGCAAGGCATCAACACTGTGAGGTTCAGCTCCCGATCAGACCTGTTGGCCACTGGAGGAACGGACAGAGTCGTCAAACTGTGGGAGGTCAGAGCAG GCTCGCTGACTCACAGAGCAACTCTGGACGGCAGCACAGAGGGGATCACCTGCGTCGAGTTCGACTCAACG GACAGCAGGGTCCTCGCAGCCTCGTACGATCAGTCGGCCTTGTTGTGGCAGCGGGATCAGTCCATTCCCAAG ctGACTCTAACAGGTCACAGGCGGAAGGTAACAGCAGCGAGGTTCAGCACTTTACCCCATCAGGTGATGACAGGCAGCGCAGACAGAACCATCAGACTGTGGGACCTACAAAGAGCCGCCT gtgtgcaggtagtTGAAGTGGCGTCGTCCTGCAGTGACCTGGTCTGTTCTGAGAACTGTTTCATCAGTGGACACTACGACAGTAAGATCAGAGTCTGGGACACCAG TCTCCGAGTCCTGAGGAAGCAGCACACGTGA